The proteins below come from a single Benincasa hispida cultivar B227 chromosome 4, ASM972705v1, whole genome shotgun sequence genomic window:
- the LOC120076751 gene encoding solute carrier family 35 member F1-like, producing the protein MRNFKDFCTKSTLIGLGLGQFLSLLITSTGFASSELAKRGINAPTSQSFINYVLLAIVYGSIVLYRKKALKAKWYFYIPLGLVDVEANYLVVKAYQYTSLTSVMLLDCWTIPCVMLLAWLFLKTKYRFRKIAGVVVCVAGLVMVIFSDVHAGDRAGGSSPLKGDALVIAGATLYAVTNVSEEFLVKNADRVELMAMLGIFGAIISAIQISIIERNELKSIRWTAKAAIPFAGFSVAMFLFYSLVPILLQISGSTMLNLSLLTSDMWSIVIRVAAYNEKVDWLYYLAFAAVIIGLIIYSMGDKEEEDQCRANVGDEEAEHDKRPYKECPSRNRVQGISASSSKI; encoded by the exons ATGAGGAATTTCAAGGATTTTTGCACGAAAAGCACTTTAATCGGTCTTGGGTTGGGACAATTTCTGTCTCTTCTTATCACTTCTACTGGTTTTGCATCCTCTGAACTCGCTAAAAGAG GAATTAATGCACCAACCTCACAGTCCTTTATAAACTATGTCCTCTTAGCAATTGTCTACGGAAGTATAGTACTCTACCGTAAGAAAGCACTCAAG gCAAAATGGTACTTCTACATACCACTAGGATTGGTAGATGTAGAAGCCAACTACCTTG TTGTGAAGGCCTATCAGTACACATCTCTAACAAGTGTCATGCTGCTGGATTGTTGGACAATCCCTTGTGTCATGCTGCTAGCCTGGCTTTTCCTGAAAACAAAATACAGATTCAGGAAGATAGCTGGTGTTGTTGTTTGTGTTGCCGGCCTTGTCATGGTCATTTTTTCTGATGTTCATGCTGGTGACCGAGCTG GAGGAAGCAGCCCACTTAAAGGGGATGCTCTTGTTATAGCCGGTGCTACCCTTTATGCGGTTACTAATGTCAGCGAG GAATTTCTGGTGAAGAATGCTGACAGAGTGGAGCTGATGGCGATGTTGGGCATCTTCGGTGCCATCATCAGCGCAATCCAAAT AAGCATAATTGAGCGCAATGAGTTGAAATCCATTCGATGGACAGCCAAAGCG GCAATCCCTTTTGCTGGATTTTCTGTTGCTATGTTTCTGTTCTACTCGCTTGTCCCAATATTGCTTCAG ATTAGTGGATCCACAATGTTGAACCTGTCTTTACTGACCTCAGACATGTGGTCAATTGTGATTCGTGTTGCTGCTTATAATGAGAAG GTTGATTGGCTTTACTACTTGGCCTTTGCTGCTGTTATCATTGGACTCATTATTTATTCAAT GGGtgacaaagaagaagaagatcaatgtCGAGCTAATGTCGGTGATGAAGAAGCCGAGCATGACAAACGTCCATACAAGGAATGCCCGTCAAGAAACCGGGTACAAGGAATATCAGCTAGCAGTTCTAAGATCTAG